The genomic segment TACGTCACCGAGAACCGCAGGTACGCGCCGGCGTCGTCCCACGGCACGCAGCACACGCTCTGGTCGTGGATCAGGTACTGCGACGCGGCTTCGGCGTTGGCGAACGCGAGGTCGCCGGCCGCCTTCGGGGCCGCCGTGTAGAGGAAGTACGTGCCGCCCGGCACCTCGCACTTGAAGCCCACCTGCTTCAGGGCCGCGACCAGCTTTTCCAGCCGGCGCTTGTACTTGGTCCGGACGGCGACCGGGATTTCCGGGGTACGCAGCGCCTGCGCCGCGGCGTGCTGGATCGCCATGAACTGCCCGCTGTCGCTGTTGTCCTTCACGTCGGCATAGGCCTGCACGATCTTCGGGTGCCCGCAGACGAACCCGAGCCGCCAGCCGATCATGTTGAAGCCCTTCGACATCGAATGCACTTCGACGCCGACCTCCTTCGCGCCGTCCACCTGGAGGAAGCTGAGCGGGTCGGACTTGTAGCTGAGGAGGATGTGGGCGGCGTCCTGCACGATCACGATCTGGTTCGCGTGGGCGAACTCGATGACCCGCTTGTAGAAGTCCTTCGTGGCGACCGCGCCGGTCGGGCTGTTCGGGTAGTTGATGACCAGGAGCTTGGCCCGCTTGCGCACGTCGGCCGGGATGCCGTCGAGGTCTGGGAAGTAGCCGTTCTTTTCCAGGAGCGGGAGCTTCACCACCTCGCCGCCGAGGTAGCGGGTCCAGGTGCCCGCGACCGGGTAGCCGGGCACGGTCATGAGCGTCACGTCGCCGGGGTTGATGAACGCGGCGGGCAGCATGGCGTAAGCGGGCTTGCTGCCGATGCAGTGGCACACCTCGCTCACCGGATCGAGCTTCACGCCGAACTGGCGCAGCATGAACTCGGCGGCGGCGTCCTTGTAGTTCTGGATGCCGTTGTCGGCGTAGCCGCGGTTCTCGACCTTGTTGGCCTCGCGGGCGAGCGCGTCGCGCACGCCCGGGTCGGCCATGTCGTCGTTCTCGCCGATGCCGAAGTCGAGGAGCTTGCGCTCGGGGTGGTCGGCGAGCGCCTTCCGCTTGGCGCGCTTGATCTTCTCGAACTTGTAGATGTCGGTGCCCTTGCCGTAGCTGGCCCCGCCGATTCGGTCGGCGAACAGGGTTTGGAACCACGGGTCGGAGGCGGAAACGGACATGGCGGAACGGCCTTTGAAGCGGAGGAGGAAGGATACCCGTTGTTGTATCTGGGAAGTGCAAGGCGGGAAACGGACGCGCCCTCGGGATCACCGCGCGGGGTATCGGGGCCCTCAAGCCATGTGTAACAGGCGGCAGGTTTCCTCGTAGCTCGGTTCGAGGGGGAGCATCACGCGGCGGTCGGCATCCAGCCAGATCGGGAGCGTCGGGAGGATCTGACCCAGCGCCATCGGGTAGTACCAGAGATCGAGAAGCGACCGCTGCTCGGTCCGCTTCCGGGATCGAATCGTAACCGAGTACAAGTGCGGCGGATCGGGGCCGAGTTGCGGGTCGGTGCCCCCGATCAGTTCCAGCAGGTCCGCGTACAGGTTGAACTGGCGAATCGTCACCAGATCGACCACCGAGACGCACACGTCCTTCTGAAGCAGGGCCGCGACCTTGGCCACGAACGCCCGCCGGTTTTCGGGCCGGTCCTTGTTCGCGGGGCTAACGATCTCGATGGCCGCAACCAGAGTCCGACCGCGCTCGGCGTCGTAAACGCGGACTTCGAACTCGTCCTGTTCGGACAGGTCGGTTTCAAGGGTCAACGTGGGTTCCGGCGGGGCCACAGTGGCGACGCCGCCGTCACCGGCCCCCGTTACGGGGCCGATTCCGGCCCGCTCATCGAGTTCAAAGGTGGAGACGTCGATTTCGAACAGTTTCCCGAAGTGGACGCTTGGGGCGCAAACGTACCCCGCGGGAAGAATATCGAACAAGTGCCGGACGATCATCGCCGGCCACATGCTATGGAGTTCGCTCCAGGCGTGGCGGTCTTTGATGGGCGAACAGAAGTGGTCACGCAGCGGCATCGGGGAATTCCTCCTTGGGAGATTGTACCCGATTTCCGAACGGATTCAGCGGCAGAGGCCCGCGCGGGCCGCTCCCATTTCACTCACCACCCGAACGCTCCAAACGGCCCTCTGCGAGCGCCGTCCGCTTGACTCGCTTGCTCGTCTCGAACGTGTCGATGTGGGTGCTTCTGCCGTAGCCGGCGCGGCCGATGCGGTCGGCGAACAATCCGGCCGGTCACAACGCGGAAGGTTGAGCCGAGCATTCGAGCGCCGCGAACAGGTCCTCGATGCACTCCGCGCGCTTCACCGCGTCGAAGCGGGGAAAGGTGCCGACGGTCGCTGCCGTCTTGAGCCACTGCTTCAGACGGCACAGCGTTTTATCGGGCCGTCCTTCGCGGAACCGGGCCGTCCACTCGACGAGGCTCCGGAGCGGCGGTTGCCAGTCGAACGGGTGCGGAGCGTCCGCGGCCGAGCCGGGCGGAGCAATGCCGAGTTCACGGGCGATCCGGCCCGCCAACAGGGGATCGGCCAGCGCGCCCCGGCCGAGCATGAAGTGGATGCTGCCGGTTTCTTCGCGGCACCGCCGGAAGCCGTCGAGCGTCCAGATGTCGCCGTTGGCGACGACCGGGAGCCCCAGGCGCTCGCGCACGCGGCCGATGGGCGTCCAGAACACCGGCGGCGCGTACCCGGCGACGCGGGTGCGGCCGTGGATCGTCAGCCACGCGGCGCCGCCCTCCGCGGCCATCGCGGCGTTCTCGTCGATGGCATCGATGCCGTCCCAGCCGAGCCGGAGCTTCGCGGACACGGGCACGGCTGCGGGCACCGCGGCGCGGACCGCGCCGACGATCTCGCGAATTCGTTTCGGGTGGCGGAGCAGGGCGGCGCCGCCGTCGTGCCGGTTCACGGTCGGGGCCGGGCAGCCGAAGTTGATGTCGATGGCCGCGGCGCCGAGTTCGTGCCCGCGGGCGGCGGCGTCCGCCATGCGCCCGGCGTCGCCGCCGAGCAGTTGGAGCTGCACGCGGAGGCCGGTGAGCGTTCGCCCGCCGGTGCGCAGTTCCGGCATGTGGTCGAGGTAGACGTGCCGCGGCGGGACCGCGTGGCTGACGCGCAGGAACTCGGTCACCGCGAACGTGAACACCCCCGCCGCGCCCTGAACCGCTCTCATGGGCGCATCGGTCACGCCTTCCATCGGCGCGAGGATCACGGCGGGCACGTTCGGCTGGAGCATCGGAGTGGGTTGGCGCCTTTCGCGGGAATCGGGTAAGGTTGTTTATTGTACTTCGCCCGGTCCGTGTGGGTGAGACACGTCGCGTGAGCGCCGAGTTACCGTTTCGTCTGACCGCGCGCGCCGCTCAGATGCGTGAGGCGGCCCGCGCACTGCTCGATTTGCACGGCTTGAGCGCGTGGGAGTTCGGGTTCAACGCGAACGTCCGCCGGGCCGGCGTGTGCTTTTACCCGCACGCGGGCGAGCCGGGCCGCATCGAACTCTCGGTCCACTTCGCGGAGCGGAACACGGACGACGAGGTGCGCGACACGCTCCTCCACGAGATCGCGCACGCCCTGGTCGGTCCCGGGCACGGGCACGACGCGGCGTGGCGGAAAATGTGTCGGGCCATCGGTGCGAAGCCGGAGGCGTGTTACGGCGACGAGGTCGAAATGCCCCGCGGCCGGTGGCGGGCGACCTGCGCGGGGTGTACGGCGCTCTACGACCGGCACCGCAAACCGGCCCGGGTCGAGGGCTGGTTCTGCCGCCCGTGCGGGCCGCACGCGGGCAAGCTGCGCTGGGAGGACGCGGGGGCCGCGTCGTAGGTCGAACGCGGCGTACCGACGTCCCGCACGCTCGTAGCGTGGGGCGAACCGCACCCGTTCGGAGCGGTGGGCCGTTTTTGTATCGGGATTGGTTCGTTTACTCGGTCTTCCGGCGGTAGCGGATGAGGGGACCGGTTTTCGCCTCGAACACCGTCGGGCGCACGCTTTCGACGAACTCGACCTTCTTGTCCTTCTCGATGACCGGCGGCGAGCCGAAACACACCCGCAGGGCGTCGCCGATGTGGTCGGCGTCGGGCAGTTCGTAAATGCCCCGGATCGTGAGCCGCCGGCCGCTCATGTGGGTGAAGATCAGGTCGATCTCTTTCGGCGACTTGTTCGGATCGAGCGTGTACTCGAAGTCCTCGAAGGTGTCGCCCTGGAACTGCTCCGACCACGTCCCTTCCGTGATGATCGCCCGCTTGCGGCGCTGGCCGCGGTCCTCGCTCCCCATCGGTGACTGGAAATCGACCACCACCCAATCGCCCTGGATGCGTTGGGCGTCGGGGAGCGGCGGCTTTCCGGCGCAGCCGCACAGCATCACGAGCGCGAACAGCGGGAGACGGTTCATCCCGCTATGATAATGCCCTCACGTCAGCGGCGGAAGAATGTCGGGCTCCACCTGGTAGCCGTCGGCAATGGCGTTGGTGCTGTTGAACAGCCCGACAACGGCCATCACCTCCCCGAGCGCTTCCACGTCCAGACCGAGCTTCCGGACCGCCGCCGTGTGCGAGTTCACGCAGTACGCGCAACCGTTGGTGGCACTCACCGCCAGCGCGATGATTTCGCGCACCAGCGGGTCGAGCTTCGAGGTCCGGCCGCACGCCTCCGGGTGCATGATCGCTTTCAGCCGCGTCCACACCAGTTCCAGGTGGTCCGGGTTGGTCGCCAGCACGCGCCACAGGTTCGGTACGAAGGGGATGTTCTTGGTGGCTTTGATGTCGGCGAAGACCGCCGCGACCTTGCCGGTCGCGGCCTCCTCGGACACCGGGGTTACGGTTGCGATACGGCCGGTGGTCATGGGGGGCTCCTGGTCCTTACTTCAAGCGGCACTCGTTGTGGCCGGGTGCCATTCTATCGCGACACGCGCCCCGGCACGGGACCGGATCGGTCGCGTCGGCGCGGCGCCGTACACTGATGGCACCGTTTACTCTGCTCACGAGGGCGCCTCTCATGACCCGCCTCCGCTTCCTGCTCGCCGCTCCGCTCGTCGCGTTCGTCGCACTCCCGCAACCGGTCCCCGCGGCGGACCCGAAAGACAAGGACGGCGACTGGGTGCCGCTGTTCAACGGCAAGAACCTCGACGGCTGGACGCCGAAGATCACCGGCTACGAACTGGGCGACAACTACGCCGACACGTTCCGCGTCGAGGACGGTGTGCTGAAAGTGGGCTACGACAAGTACAAGGCGTTCGACGGCAAGTTCGGCCACCTCTTCTACAAGGACAAGTTCTCGCACTACCGGCTCCGGGTCGAGTACCGGTTCGTCGGCGACCAGTGCAAGGGCGGGCCGGGCTGGGCGACGCGCAACAGCGGCGTGATGTTCCACTGCCAGGACCCGAAGACGATGCGGAAGGACCAAGAGTTCCCGGTGTCGATCGAGTTCCAGTTGCTCGGCGGGCTGGGCAAGGGCAAGCGGTCCACCGCGAACATGTGTTCGCCCGGCACGCACATCGTCCTCGACGGCAAGTTGTACAAGACGCACTGCCACGACTCGAAGTCGAAGACCTACAACGGCGACGTGTGGGTGACCGCGGAACTGGAGGTCCACGGGTCCGGGACCGTGAAGCACTTCGTGGAGGGGGAACTGGTGATGGAGTACGAGAAGCCGCAACTGGACGACGGCGACGCGGACGCGAAGAAGCTCATCAAAGACGGCAAAGTGCTGTTGGAGGAGGGCTACGTTTCGCTCCAGGCGGAGAGCCACCCGGTCGAGTTCCGGAAGGTGGAGATCAAGGTGCTGAAGAAGTGACGGAAAACGCGTACCGGGTCGCGAGCCAGCGGGGGGAGTGCTGGGCTCGCGACCCGGTACGATGAGGGGGTTATGCTACCAGTGCGCCCTCCGCGTTCCGGGTGGTGGGGGAAACGGTCCGTGCACGGTCGGCCGTCATTTCATCCTTCACTCGACGGGTCAGTTTGAGGACGTAGGCCATATCGCGAAGCAGTTGCTCGGCCGCGGTGGTGTCGGCGTTCTGGGCGGCCTTGGCGACGCGGGCGTTATTGGTGATCGAGGTCATGGCTTGGCTTCCTTGCGTTTGAGGTTCCTTCGTTGAGAGACTTCAATGCATGCACCGTGCCAGTCGCCAAGAAAATCACGTCGATGTGCGGAAGTGCTGGGATTTCTGGGTGATTTCGCGATTCGAAATGGAATGAGCCGCCGCCGCAGGTCCCGCCCGATCGTTGTAACCGTTGCGACTTCACAGAAAGTCTACATTCTGCAAATGGCGGACTTACAACGTGCGCGTGAAGATGGAAAACGCACGTGAAATGGCGTGTTTCGCGTCGGCTGTATTGGTAACGGTCGATGTGTTACGCGAGTCTGCGTGTGCGGCCGGCGGGCGTAAGCCCCCCAAGTCAACGTCAACGTGTATTTGGCATGGGCGTTGAGTGCGTGAGCATTGACTCGGTGCGTGGGCGTTGACTCGGGGGGGCTTACGCCCCCCGCTCGCCAAGATGCCTTACGGCTCGTCCGCAACCACGACCGGCGCGGCTTTCGGGGCTTCGAGGTCGGACGTGTCGAGCCGGCCCTCGCTCTGAAGCTGCTTGAAGATCGCGACCGTTTCGCGGATGCCGTCCGCGAGCGCGGTCTTCGGCATCGGGCCGAGGTCGCGCTGGAGACCGTCGTCGGACAGGTCGTAGGCGATGGCGATCTGCGTGGTGCCGAACGTGACGAGCTTCGCCGCCCCCGGCAGCACCGTTGCGAGCGCGGCCTGGAAGTCCTGCATCGGGACGACCGCGCCGCGGAGGTTGTAGCTCTTGGCGCCCTTGTAGGGCCGTTCGAGCGAGTGTACGAAGACCTTCGCCACGTCGTCGACGTACTGGAAGTCGGTCCACCCGCCGAAATTGATGTGGTACGGGCGGCCGAGGAGCGCCGCCTTGATGGCCTTCGTCGGTTCGCTCGTCATGCCCAGGTCGCGGCCGACGCCGTAGACGGTCCACGGGCGCAGGCCCACCGAAGAGATGCCGAAGTCCTGGTAGTAGATGCGGGCGTTCCCCTCGTTACAGCACTTGAACACGCCGTACTGCGTGCTGGGAATCAGCGGGGCGTCGTCCGGCTGCGACCCGGCCGGGTACTTGTCCGGCCCGCCGAACACCGCGGCGGAACTCGCGTAGACGAGCCGCTTCACCTGATCGCCCGCGGCCTTCACCGCCTCGAATACGGCGAGGGTGCCGAGTACGTTCACCTTCGCGCCGAGCAGCGGGTCGGCCCGGCACGTCGGCACTTGCAACCCGGCCAGGTGGATGACGTGCGAGATCGCGTGCCCGGCGATCGCGGCGGAGAGCGCCTTGAGGTCGGTCACGTCGCCCGGCACGAAGGTGACCTTGGCCACTTCCGGTTCCGGCAGGACGAGCCGCAGGCGGCGGGCGTCTTCGCGCAGGTCGTAGACCCACACCTCGGCGCCACGGGCGAGGAGGTTGCGGATGATCCACGCCCCGATGAACCCGTAGCCGCCGGTAATCAGCACGCGCATCGAAAAGACTCCCAGTCGCGAAGAGTTTTATCCGCAGGTTACGCAGACGGACGCAGATTTGAAAAACAAGAAGCGAACAGAATGCGAGGCGATCGCGCTCCGTCTTCTGCCTTCAAATCTGCGTCGATCTGCGTAACCTGCGGATAAACCCCTTCTTACTCTGCCCCCACGTTTTCCTGTGCCACCTTGGCCACGGAGACGATCTTGTCGCCGTCGTTCAGGTTCATCACCCGGACGCCCTGCGTGTTGCGGCCGACGATGCGGATGTCTTCGACCTTACTGCGCGTGACCATGCCGTCCTTGGTGATGAGCATGATCTCGTCGCCGTCGCGGACGCTGGTGATGCCGATCACCTTGCCGTTCTTGGCGGTCACCTTCACGTCCTTCACGCCCTTGCCGCCGCGGCGCTGGAGCCGGTACCGCATCCCCGACGGGTCGTTCTCGGCCTCGCCCTCCGCCTCGCCGGGTTCGGGCTCCACCACCTCGGGCTCGGTGCCCGCGTCCTCGTCGGACTCCGCGGCCCCTTCGGGGACCGGCGTGTTCGCGCCGAACGGCGTCCGCTTGCCGTAGCCGTTCTCGCACACGGTCAGGAGCAGGCCGTCCGGGTCCGCGACCACCATGCCGACGATCGCGTCGTCCCTGCCGAGCTTGATGCCCTTCACGCCGCGGGCGGTGCGGCCCATCGGCCGGGCGTTCGACTCGCGGAACCGGATCGCCATGCCCTTCTGGGTGCTGAGCACGATCTCGTCGCCGGGCCGGGTGAGGGCCACGCCGATCAGGTCGTCGCCCTCGTCGAGCGTGAGGCCGATGACGCCGCCGGCCCGCACGTTGCTGTACGCCATCAGTTCCGTCTTCTTCACCGTGCCCTGGCGGGTGGCCATGAGGAGGTACTGGTTCTCCACGAACTCGCGCACCGGCACGATGCTCGTGATCTTCTCCTCGGCCGCGAGCGAGAGCACGTTGGCGATGCTGCGGCCGGGGCTGGTGCGGCTGGCGGTCGGGATCTTGTACACCTTGAGCCAGTACATGCGGCCGGTGTTGGCGAAGCACAACAGGTACGCCTTGGTGGAGGCGACGAAGAAGTGCTCCACGAAGTCGTTGTCGCGGAGCCCGCCCTGCACGCCCTTGCCGCCGCGCCCCTGCACCCGGTACTCGGTCAGCGGCATCCGCTTGACGAACCCCTCGTGCGAGATCGTGACGACGTTCGGCTCGTCCACGATCAGGTCTTCCATCTCCAGGTCGCCGCCGTCGTCGGTGATCTCGGTGCGGCGCTCGTCGCCGTACTTCGCGGCCATCTTCTCCAGGTCGTCGCGGATGACGGCCCGGACGTTCGCGTCGTCCGAGAGGAGCGTCTCGTACCCGCGGATCAGGTCGCGGAGTTGCATGTACTCCTTGAGGATCTCCTCGCTCTCGAGGGCCGCGAGCTGGCCGAGCTGGAGCCGGACGACGGCCTCGGCCTGCTGCTCCGTCATGCGGTACTCGGCCACGGTGCCGAGTTCCCGCTGCAGCGCCGCGAACGGGGCCGCGCCGATGGCGCGCTCCATCAGGGCGGCCGGGACGGCCATGCCCTGGAGGCGGAGCTTGGCCTCGCCGCGGTTGGCCGACGTGCGGCAGATCTTGATGACC from the Frigoriglobus tundricola genome contains:
- the gyrA gene encoding DNA gyrase subunit A, whose translation is MLLADPVPPPTGPDAPPPELAYVGPLDIVDELRDSYLTYAQSVIVSRALPDVRDGLKPSQRRILVAMNDLGLGPASTTSKCAGIIGETMKRYHPHGDASIYDSLVRMAQDWNLRYRLVHGQGNFGSIAGLPPAAHRYTEARLTPAAAELLEDLERDTVDFIDNYDGKYREPLVLPGKFPNLLVNGSDGIAVGMATHIPPHNLREVCKGLIKLIDEPDATLGEIIDIIPGPDFPTGGQIMGRQGILDAYARGAGRLTLRARARVVEEGKGKSPSILITEVPFQVTRNALTEEIGQLVKDDRIAGISGIRDESSARNGEPVRLVIELKRGADPHLILNQLYQFSKLQKTVSVIMLALVDGRPRELTIKEMLQKFLEHRVHVIRRRTEFLLREAKRRGHVLEGQLIAIADIEQVIKICRTSANRGEAKLRLQGMAVPAALMERAIGAAPFAALQRELGTVAEYRMTEQQAEAVVRLQLGQLAALESEEILKEYMQLRDLIRGYETLLSDDANVRAVIRDDLEKMAAKYGDERRTEITDDGGDLEMEDLIVDEPNVVTISHEGFVKRMPLTEYRVQGRGGKGVQGGLRDNDFVEHFFVASTKAYLLCFANTGRMYWLKVYKIPTASRTSPGRSIANVLSLAAEEKITSIVPVREFVENQYLLMATRQGTVKKTELMAYSNVRAGGVIGLTLDEGDDLIGVALTRPGDEIVLSTQKGMAIRFRESNARPMGRTARGVKGIKLGRDDAIVGMVVADPDGLLLTVCENGYGKRTPFGANTPVPEGAAESDEDAGTEPEVVEPEPGEAEGEAENDPSGMRYRLQRRGGKGVKDVKVTAKNGKVIGITSVRDGDEIMLITKDGMVTRSKVEDIRIVGRNTQGVRVMNLNDGDKIVSVAKVAQENVGAE
- a CDS encoding NAD-dependent epimerase/dehydratase family protein, producing MRVLITGGYGFIGAWIIRNLLARGAEVWVYDLREDARRLRLVLPEPEVAKVTFVPGDVTDLKALSAAIAGHAISHVIHLAGLQVPTCRADPLLGAKVNVLGTLAVFEAVKAAGDQVKRLVYASSAAVFGGPDKYPAGSQPDDAPLIPSTQYGVFKCCNEGNARIYYQDFGISSVGLRPWTVYGVGRDLGMTSEPTKAIKAALLGRPYHINFGGWTDFQYVDDVAKVFVHSLERPYKGAKSYNLRGAVVPMQDFQAALATVLPGAAKLVTFGTTQIAIAYDLSDDGLQRDLGPMPKTALADGIRETVAIFKQLQSEGRLDTSDLEAPKAAPVVVADEP
- a CDS encoding DUF4058 family protein: MPLRDHFCSPIKDRHAWSELHSMWPAMIVRHLFDILPAGYVCAPSVHFGKLFEIDVSTFELDERAGIGPVTGAGDGGVATVAPPEPTLTLETDLSEQDEFEVRVYDAERGRTLVAAIEIVSPANKDRPENRRAFVAKVAALLQKDVCVSVVDLVTIRQFNLYADLLELIGGTDPQLGPDPPHLYSVTIRSRKRTEQRSLLDLWYYPMALGQILPTLPIWLDADRRVMLPLEPSYEETCRLLHMA
- a CDS encoding TIGR03067 domain-containing protein → MNRLPLFALVMLCGCAGKPPLPDAQRIQGDWVVVDFQSPMGSEDRGQRRKRAIITEGTWSEQFQGDTFEDFEYTLDPNKSPKEIDLIFTHMSGRRLTIRGIYELPDADHIGDALRVCFGSPPVIEKDKKVEFVESVRPTVFEAKTGPLIRYRRKTE
- a CDS encoding LL-diaminopimelate aminotransferase yields the protein MSVSASDPWFQTLFADRIGGASYGKGTDIYKFEKIKRAKRKALADHPERKLLDFGIGENDDMADPGVRDALAREANKVENRGYADNGIQNYKDAAAEFMLRQFGVKLDPVSEVCHCIGSKPAYAMLPAAFINPGDVTLMTVPGYPVAGTWTRYLGGEVVKLPLLEKNGYFPDLDGIPADVRKRAKLLVINYPNSPTGAVATKDFYKRVIEFAHANQIVIVQDAAHILLSYKSDPLSFLQVDGAKEVGVEVHSMSKGFNMIGWRLGFVCGHPKIVQAYADVKDNSDSGQFMAIQHAAAQALRTPEIPVAVRTKYKRRLEKLVAALKQVGFKCEVPGGTYFLYTAAPKAAGDLAFANAEAASQYLIHDQSVCCVPWDDAGAYLRFSVTYIAKDEAEEDALMAETVARLKGMNLKF
- a CDS encoding carboxymuconolactone decarboxylase family protein; this encodes MATVTPVSEEAATGKVAAVFADIKATKNIPFVPNLWRVLATNPDHLELVWTRLKAIMHPEACGRTSKLDPLVREIIALAVSATNGCAYCVNSHTAAVRKLGLDVEALGEVMAVVGLFNSTNAIADGYQVEPDILPPLT
- a CDS encoding SprT family zinc-dependent metalloprotease, translated to MSAELPFRLTARAAQMREAARALLDLHGLSAWEFGFNANVRRAGVCFYPHAGEPGRIELSVHFAERNTDDEVRDTLLHEIAHALVGPGHGHDAAWRKMCRAIGAKPEACYGDEVEMPRGRWRATCAGCTALYDRHRKPARVEGWFCRPCGPHAGKLRWEDAGAAS
- a CDS encoding tRNA dihydrouridine synthase, whose amino-acid sequence is MLQPNVPAVILAPMEGVTDAPMRAVQGAAGVFTFAVTEFLRVSHAVPPRHVYLDHMPELRTGGRTLTGLRVQLQLLGGDAGRMADAAARGHELGAAAIDINFGCPAPTVNRHDGGAALLRHPKRIREIVGAVRAAVPAAVPVSAKLRLGWDGIDAIDENAAMAAEGGAAWLTIHGRTRVAGYAPPVFWTPIGRVRERLGLPVVANGDIWTLDGFRRCREETGSIHFMLGRGALADPLLAGRIARELGIAPPGSAADAPHPFDWQPPLRSLVEWTARFREGRPDKTLCRLKQWLKTAATVGTFPRFDAVKRAECIEDLFAALECSAQPSAL
- a CDS encoding 3-keto-disaccharide hydrolase, encoding MTRLRFLLAAPLVAFVALPQPVPAADPKDKDGDWVPLFNGKNLDGWTPKITGYELGDNYADTFRVEDGVLKVGYDKYKAFDGKFGHLFYKDKFSHYRLRVEYRFVGDQCKGGPGWATRNSGVMFHCQDPKTMRKDQEFPVSIEFQLLGGLGKGKRSTANMCSPGTHIVLDGKLYKTHCHDSKSKTYNGDVWVTAELEVHGSGTVKHFVEGELVMEYEKPQLDDGDADAKKLIKDGKVLLEEGYVSLQAESHPVEFRKVEIKVLKK